A window of Osmerus mordax isolate fOsmMor3 chromosome 11, fOsmMor3.pri, whole genome shotgun sequence genomic DNA:
GCTAGCCACCTGTAACAGACACAACacttacaggacacacacacggtgacatAACTGACACCCTTCTGGAATGACGAATTTCcttctatatatatttttttttacagacacacaaagtaaCACATCCAGGTCACAGAGAGCTACCCCCCTCAAGGTTATGAACAAACTTGTTATAAGACGGGTTCTTCAGATTGGAATTCAAGTGTAAACCTACACGCCCCCTGGTATAGGGTAACAGAGCACtgcaaccaccaccaccttgaAGGCTGCAGACACTCAGTCTGTTCTGGGACCATGCATACTTTATACTTTTGTAGTACGCTCCAACAATGCAAGGTTGGACAGTGTTTGTGACAACTTAGAACAGGGCCAATATGTAACAGGAAACTGGATTCTCCAAATAGGTTGTAagttaaataaaaatacaagtaaCGCCTAGTTGTGTTGGCCACGTTTTAAACAATTTGACTGGGATGAGTTCGGGGAAGTAGCTGACACcaacatgtaacacacacacacacgtgatcaAACAGAATCTCAGTTAAAGTATCAAAAGCCATGACCAACAACGGATTTAAGATGACATTTCTAGAAAAATACACAACATCATCCATTAAATTTATAACTAATAATATGTTATATCTGAAACATCAGATAATCCAGAAATGAAATTAATGTTAGTGATTTCCTACGACAGACAGGGCTTCGAGTTAAACAGATTTAGAGATGCTAAAagtttgaaaaaataaaaagtgaTGGTGTGATAAGATACAGCAACATAGGCAGGGTCTGGGTTCAACTAAACTGCTTTGGATTGTTTGAAAAGATCACAGAAATAAATAGAACGTAGTAAAAAGGTACATTTCAATTTCAAGAAAAGTCAGGAAATAACCATAACTTCTAAAAAGCCTTGTCAGCCCAAAAAAGCCTTTTGATTTTGACATAATTCAGTCCACAATgtttcctttcaaatcatttctctctcttcaacacTTACACTCAACATCTGCCATAGGCCTCTGGGatctcacacacatgcgtgcgcacacacacaccatgaaacATCAGTAGATCCCAGATGTCCCTGGCAGCTCCACACTggtgaaagacacacacacacatgtctggCAGCTCACTGATGGGACACTTGAACTCAGATAAGAAAATATAAAGTGTTGGAACGTGATTGACTGTGCttcaagaacagcttttgtGCTTGACAGAATTTTAAAAAACATTCAGAAAATGACTGGCTTGTCACTCAGAAGACAGACTCTTACACTCTTACAGTTATAATGGATAAACATGGTTGCCCTGAGCAACATTCTTCTTTCTCCATAGTGACATGGGCGGAGTCCTCTGATTCCTGGTTTCTGGTTGGCATTGCGCCCCTTTGGTTTCAGTGGCATGCTGGGTACCAGAGTCCTCAAAATGCTACAGCATTGTTAAAGCTAACCATGCTGAGGTCAAGCTGTAAAGGGCagagaggtatgtgtgtgtgtgtgtgtctctgattgTCCTTATAGGGAGTGAGGTCTCTTGTCCATCATCACTTATTTTAGGATTGAACTCCATTTGGTTTAGAGACCTGTACTGAGACACATGACCTGGTGTTTTCCTGCTGTCCTACTGCCACAGGCAGACTAAGGACTTCCAGAGGGGGCAGCATACACAGGGGGAGTTAGCAAAGTCACGGGCAGCCCACATGGGGGGAGTTAGCAGACATCATATAGTAATAGTCTAAAAGGGGCTCTCTCTCCAAAAAATCAGCAAGCAAAGGACAAGCTTATCTGATGTAAAACAAATGAAATATACTACAAGGAGGCAAAAATGGATTAATAAAAAAGTCACTTAAAAACCAGGCTGGTACTCTTTcactcctcttcttccccccctgCTTCacttccacctctccatcctctccctccgttCTCCAGAAGAGATGATACAAGTAGAGATATCTTCTCATTGACCAACCCCCTGGTTTCTAGTTGGATCTgggcaggggtcaaaggtcaagagAAGCTTGACATAAgaaggtgggagtggggtgggggctcAAGGGTATCCAGGAGGGGTCATTTGTTGGCTTGTTTATTAAAGACTGGTTTGACAGCGTTGAGTTCTCTCGCTCTACATGACGGACTCCTTCTCGCAGGAGCGAGGcgcatctcccccctccagcccttgCTTTTGGATGAGCGGCGAATgttcgggctcggcccccgcatcctcctccaccctcacctcgctAAGCGTCGCCCTTGCGTCCTCTGCTGTGGGGTTGCGGTCCACGAAGTGCTGTAGAAGCCCCGCCCCGAAGGCGTCACCTTCCACGTTGAGCACGGTGCAGGTACGGTCTCTGGAGACGCAGAAGGAGgggttacaaacacacacaaccataacaacacccacacactaatgtaaacacacctggacacacacagcagaaacacaacacactaaAAGACGAGAGTACTCACACGAGCCAATCCACAGCCAGGATGAGGGAGATGTCATTTGTGGGCAGTCCAATGGCCTCCAGGATGATAGCGAGAGTGAGCACGCCCCCCGCAGGGATCCCTGCGGCCCCCACACTGGACGCCGTGGCTGTCACTCTGTCAAAAGGGACGGGACATGGGAGAGGTTGGCCACTCAGAGAGCAGTTCAAAAACACCAACCAGAAAGTCTGACCTGATCCAGCAGGACAGGGGCaaaacagtggtgtgtgtgagtgcgtgtaacCTTACAGGATGGTGAAGACCTGGATGAAGTTGAGGGAGATGTCGTTCAGCTGGGCGATGAAGACAGCGGCCACGCACTGGAAGAGGGCGGCACCATCCATGTTGACCGTGGCGCCGATGGGCAGGATGAAGCGACTGATGTGCTTGGAGACGCCGTTCTTCTCCTCCACGCACTTCATCATCAGGGGCAGGGTGGCCGAgctgggaagaggggaggggggcacatgGTTAGAGGGAGCTTttgagagacggggagggggagagaaggagagagagagagaaaacgatagacaaagagaggaatgaaggaaggaagaagaaaaaaagatagaaggaaagaaaaagaaagaaggaaaaaggaAAGACGGCGAACAAACAAAAGAAGGATAAATAGTGGGAGGCCGGTCTCACCTGGAGCTGGTTCCAAAGGCGGTTGCCAGAGCGGTGAATATCCCCCAAAGGAAGGTGTAGGGGTTCTTGCGTGTGATGATGAAGTAGATCGCTGGGAGAACCAGAAGGCCATGGATGGCGTGGCCGATCATGCAGGCGGCGATGTACTTGCCCAGGCTGGCAAACAGCGTGCCAacatcctccatctccacaATCTTCCCTGCCACCAGGAACATGATACCCAGGGGGGCATACCtgggtaggggggagagaggaacacaaaGATTGTGTGaattatttgtgttttttaagATGGTGTTCACAACAAGACTCAATGAGCAAAATGGACGCCGCTGGTGTTAAATGAACAcgtttttggttttgttgttgtcatgtgGTTCTGGACAAGCAGGCGGGCTCCCCTACCACATGATCCAggacaccaacaccatggtggCTTCGTTGAAGGAGTTGAAGAACTTGATGAggatctccccctcctcacccagctTTCTCAGAGCCACGCCGAACACGATGGCGAACACCACCAGGCCCAGGATGTTCATCCCATCCTGGTTGTATCCAAATGGGATcttgggagggggaagagaggcaggaaggttaGAGGCAGGAAGGTTAGAacagcacacattcacacacagagattGGATGATTAGATTCACAAATGCAATGAAAAATGCATttatcagacaaacacactcaccttcTCCACAATCAGGCTGTTGTTCTTGGTGACAAATTTGTAGTCTGTGGCATACTGGACAGGGTCAGAGAAAACAGCAGGAGTTAGAACAGACCTATCAGGGTAAGGGCTAGAACAGACCTATCAGGGTTAGAACAGACCTATCAGGAAACCAGAAGAAGTGTTTTATTTctccatcgtgtgtgtgtgtgtgtatgcatgtgttttaGATACTCACAGACTGGAAGGCTGCAGACACCAGGTTGGAGGGGAATATGTtcctgggagaaagagagggaaagaatctTTAGACATGAGGACTCATATAGGGATGTGTGTATTCTAGgtgaacagggggaggagggatattTCCAGGTGAAGTCCCACAAAACCCCGGACCTATGTGGAAACACAACATCTACCATGAGAGCTCAGTCCAAATCCCAAACCGATTGGCACCCTCACCCACGCCACGGCAGGGTGAGGCAGCCAgtagcagggggagggaggcagagctggGTCCAACCACGAGGTGTGTCATGTGCAAATACCTGGAGGAATTTCAGCGTTTATCCCCCCACTGCCCCAGTTACCCCAGCATGAGACTTATCTGCCCACTTATCCTGccagctcctccacagcctGCCTACGTGAACCCAGGATTACTGGAGCACAGTGTAGTtggtctggaacacacacacacacacacacactacaaactgGACCACACCGTGGACCTCaaactctcccctcccccccccccccctcacccatccTCAGTATGGATTTACAGTTACAAGACATTACCTTCCTCAGAAGCAACATTCAGTTATGGTtggttctctctttctgcccacGCCCCccctcgctgtgtgtgtgtgagcgcgtgtgtttgtgagagagacctGGATAACACTGACGGCCTCCTACACAAGAGGAGCATGACTGCCGAGATTAAACAGCTGGTCATGAGATGGAGCGATGAAGggatgaaagggggggggagggagcgctGGAGGTAACCacgggtagagggagggagggattgatgCTGTTCTGCACAGGCTATGTGTGTTCCTGtagttagtgtctgtgtgtgccagggACACAGCTGCTGAGTCCGGCTATGTATACACCCAGGAACAGACATGAACGCTGTGTCACACTCATTCTAACTGTCCTCTCTTTCTAACCATGACCCTGTCTTTTCTTCCTCTGCACCAGGGTGGAGCTGCTGGGTTGCTCGGGGACAGGAAGGAGTGGCGTTAGAGTCTGACAACTTCCTGACAGACGCCCAGTTCCAAACTTAGCTGTGTGACCTTGGTTCTGGCACTGGTTACGGCAGCCTTCTGTCTCTGTGTACAAGCGGGGTCAACTCCTAGCTGGGGAGGCGGGTGATGTTCCCtccggggtgggggggaatgCCACATAAGCATTTAGATATAGCGGCTTGATACcccacacccacctccacacacccgcacgcacacacacccagcaaccAACTTCCCCTTCCACACGCCCAGAAACACTCAGTGACACATTACCTGCACTGAAAAGGAAAAATGTAAAATAGGCCGACCagcacacgtcacacacatgtCTCATGCACACTAAAAATAAAACAGACATAAAGCACTCAGCGTGGCAGCACTTCTCCATACTGAGCTGGAGCATTCATTTAGCGttgtgatcgtgtgtgtgtgtgtgtgtgtgttgtgtgtaatcCTCCTGAGGGAGAAGGTCTCTAACGTGTCAGATTACCGgtttccctcatctctctgcatgtttctctcttcacacacacacacacacacacacacacacacacacacacacacacacacacacacacacacacacacacacacacacacacacacacacacacacacacacacacacacacacacacacacacacacacacacacacacacacacacacacacacacacacacacacacacacacacacacacacacacacacacacaca
This region includes:
- the slc1a5 gene encoding neutral amino acid transporter B(0), with amino-acid sequence MAEKITMEEGKPSNGEKYMEEPVANGIGDHKTRSPAPTSERVKKIVMDNLLVILTVAGVIIGVFIGLGVRQMELSRTQIIYVGFPGEILIRLLKMIIIPLVVCSLVSGAASIDPKALGKLGGWAMLFFLVTTLIASAIGVVMGFIIQPGTNTGSKPKVAELDEGIPNTKEVVDSFLDLIRNIFPSNLVSAAFQSYATDYKFVTKNNSLIVEKIPFGYNQDGMNILGLVVFAIVFGVALRKLGEEGEILIKFFNSFNEATMVLVSWIMWYAPLGIMFLVAGKIVEMEDVGTLFASLGKYIAACMIGHAIHGLLVLPAIYFIITRKNPYTFLWGIFTALATAFGTSSSSATLPLMMKCVEEKNGVSKHISRFILPIGATVNMDGAALFQCVAAVFIAQLNDISLNFIQVFTILVTATASSVGAAGIPAGGVLTLAIILEAIGLPTNDISLILAVDWLVDRTCTVLNVEGDAFGAGLLQHFVDRNPTAEDARATLSEVRVEEDAGAEPEHSPLIQKQGLEGGDAPRSCEKESVM